From a single Bryobacter aggregatus MPL3 genomic region:
- a CDS encoding RHS repeat domain-containing protein produces MPGYEYLRNGSLWKERYPSAREVMYSYDDLAQVTAVTGSKSSQTTQYVKRASYTPHGALDTLRLNGDNLRERYQYDPNRLQLTSLTVAQCPDAGCSLPVEKLYLGYGYGNTNNGNPKEQTIRGPGGLNVKQVYTYDELNRLSSFSEGPTAGGTGIAESYCYDRHGNRAVVLRPDLSPMTPQVAACTEANVLSLFPGNRIAGSSYDAGGQLANDGRSSLLFDHEERLRTSTPSVGAATVYAYDGDGRRVTKKTGTAAATIFVYDVMGHLVAEYGGVQETGGTQYLHTDHLGSTRLITDGTNATRRFDYFPFGGELTGGDTTYRSASTLTTSGMTPTQRFTGKERDAETGLDYFEARYMSAAQGRFTSADPIGATVLHRINPQRWNMYGYALNNPLSYFDPDGRDAVSVKFSGLANGFGHAGIGSVHRDGRGTYADFGPKRAGSAHDAGKYNFIDFKTQIKYDKSGKPTRESLAALANELADIEQQPRESVSVAYIKTSDSETAALDAYIAAAREQASRGEVPSYWVGSRDCAWFCSNGLRAAGVGSGSAPLMIPNLQYWMHWLWSQRAASGTSEPKKKDSESTSKFCYIEESGAKVCP; encoded by the coding sequence TTGCCTGGCTACGAGTACCTGCGAAATGGTTCGCTGTGGAAGGAGCGCTACCCGAGCGCGCGGGAAGTGATGTACAGTTACGACGACCTCGCCCAGGTGACGGCAGTCACGGGATCGAAGTCTAGCCAGACGACGCAATATGTGAAGAGAGCGAGTTATACGCCGCATGGCGCACTGGATACGTTGCGTTTGAACGGCGACAATCTGCGGGAGCGCTATCAATATGACCCGAATCGTTTACAGTTGACCAGCCTGACGGTGGCGCAATGCCCGGATGCGGGGTGTTCGTTGCCCGTGGAGAAGTTGTATCTTGGGTATGGATACGGGAACACGAATAACGGGAATCCAAAGGAGCAGACGATTCGTGGGCCGGGTGGATTGAACGTGAAGCAGGTTTATACTTACGACGAGTTGAACCGACTTAGCAGCTTTAGTGAGGGCCCGACTGCTGGAGGAACCGGCATTGCGGAGAGCTACTGCTATGACCGCCACGGCAATCGTGCGGTGGTGCTTCGGCCGGATCTGAGTCCGATGACGCCGCAGGTGGCGGCTTGTACGGAAGCGAATGTGCTGAGTCTGTTTCCTGGAAACCGGATTGCGGGCAGCAGCTACGATGCGGGAGGGCAACTGGCGAATGACGGGCGGAGCAGTCTGCTGTTTGATCACGAGGAGCGCCTGCGGACGAGTACGCCGAGCGTTGGGGCGGCGACGGTGTACGCTTACGACGGTGATGGGAGGCGGGTGACGAAGAAGACCGGCACTGCTGCTGCAACGATCTTTGTTTACGATGTGATGGGACATCTGGTGGCGGAGTATGGCGGGGTGCAGGAGACTGGTGGGACGCAGTATTTGCATACCGACCATCTGGGAAGCACCCGGCTGATCACGGACGGGACGAATGCTACGCGGCGATTTGATTACTTTCCGTTTGGAGGGGAGTTGACGGGTGGGGATACGACTTACCGGAGTGCTTCTACGCTGACGACGAGTGGGATGACGCCGACACAGCGGTTTACCGGCAAGGAACGGGATGCCGAGACGGGGCTCGATTATTTTGAGGCGAGATACATGTCGGCGGCACAGGGACGGTTTACCAGCGCGGATCCCATTGGGGCTACGGTACTACACCGCATCAATCCGCAGCGTTGGAACATGTACGGATATGCGTTGAACAATCCTCTGTCGTATTTTGACCCAGATGGTCGTGATGCTGTTTCAGTCAAATTCAGCGGTCTAGCTAATGGCTTCGGCCATGCTGGTATCGGATCCGTCCATCGTGACGGAAGGGGTACCTATGCAGACTTTGGGCCAAAGCGCGCAGGGTCGGCACATGACGCAGGTAAGTATAATTTTATCGACTTCAAAACTCAGATCAAGTATGACAAGAGTGGTAAACCAACTAGAGAGTCATTAGCGGCTTTAGCAAACGAATTGGCGGATATCGAACAGCAGCCTAGAGAATCAGTATCCGTGGCGTATATAAAGACATCCGATTCAGAGACTGCCGCATTAGATGCATATATCGCAGCAGCGCGGGAACAAGCTAGTCGAGGAGAAGTACCGTCTTACTGGGTTGGGTCCAGAGATTGTGCTTGGTTTTGTTCGAATGGTTTACGTGCCGCTGGTGTTGGCAGCGGTTCCGCCCCTCTTATGATACCTAATCTTCAATACTGGATGCACTGGCTCTGGTCTCAACGCGCTGCATCGGGGACTAGTGAGCCGAAGAAGAAGGATTCAGAAAGTACGTCGAAGTTCTGCTACATAGAGGAAAGCGGAGCCAAGGTGTGTCCATGA
- a CDS encoding IS5 family transposase (programmed frameshift), translating to MRGRWDLKDDQWEVVEPVLRPQRRADNRGRPWHDTRCVLNGVMWVLGSGAQWRELPERYPPYQTCHRRFQQWVRSGKLEETLRVLAHYLHERGQLNLEEAFVDATFASAKKGAFAVGPTRRGKGTKIIAIAAGNSLPLAVAVDSASPAECQLVEDVLAGSFLNDLPKRLIGDKAYDSDKLDEKLAEEYGIEMIAPNRRNRGKTQDGRPLRRYRRRWRVERLFAWLHHFRRLVNRWEYHVENFLGFVRLGCLQLLLRRL from the exons ATGCGCGGACGATGGGATTTAAAAGACGACCAATGGGAAGTTGTGGAGCCGGTGCTGCGCCCGCAGCGTCGGGCGGATAACCGTGGCAGGCCGTGGCACGATACTCGATGCGTGTTGAACGGGGTGATGTGGGTTTTAGGGAGTGGGGCGCAGTGGCGTGAACTGCCGGAAAGATATCCGCCGTACCAGACCTGTCACCGACGTTTTCAACAGTGGGTGCGAAGCGGAAAGCTGGAAGAGACGCTGAGAGTGTTGGCCCACTACTTACATGAGCGAGGTCAGTTGAATCTGGAAGAAGCGTTCGTCGATGCCACATTCGCGAGCGCAAAAAAGGGGGCCT TCGCCGTTGGTCCCACCCGCCGCGGCAAGGGCACGAAGATCATCGCTATCGCCGCTGGTAACAGTCTTCCTCTCGCCGTTGCTGTCGACAGCGCTTCGCCAGCCGAGTGCCAGCTTGTGGAAGACGTTTTGGCCGGAAGCTTCCTCAACGACCTGCCCAAGCGGCTCATCGGAGACAAAGCCTACGACTCGGACAAGCTCGACGAAAAACTTGCCGAAGAGTACGGCATCGAAATGATCGCGCCGAATCGGCGCAACCGGGGCAAGACTCAGGATGGTCGTCCGCTGCGCCGTTACCGTAGGCGCTGGCGCGTCGAACGACTATTTGCGTGGCTTCATCACTTTCGACGCTTGGTCAATCGTTGGGAATATCACGTCGAAAACTTCCTCGGCTTCGTTCGCCTCGGTTGCTTACAACTCTTACTCAGACGTTTATGA
- a CDS encoding RHS repeat domain-containing protein: protein MKRLRNQSLSGYLRTGLPYFSNLFPEITAGGLAQFDQLPLEIVLQDSRRYQFRYNSYSELARMILPSGAAVEYDHDAGVANPLGISQVYASGQILSEPGFTADTSGVSPWTPGIYRRLVERRTYPSGPDTAYEGRTVYSRRESAVSSNSAGQITFKVLPYVETLESGEGISSPISTRHYFYDGSSRLSSPPIPISPARSVIPIPGSLVQFLPDRDAFLGREFSTVVPKLLKSETAYVQGADLALRPCQERTTRMHASLASVTSGRQFVYDAFGNQTESYEYDFGAAPAFGATVTRTEADGTGPEYTVPVSCAAIGSGYVRKKLVSFVSTSGYIDDSVHLMNLPASSQVFDGSNSLASSTTISYDGGSLQAAEAIVSVGHDSTGYGTSMVARGNPTTTTTSVSGSASLGSSVSYDILGNVRSSTDANGNTTTISYVDNCTSTPSTTAQLAYPTTTTLPAVSGLSAMTTTASYDCWIGKPRSFTDVNGVVTNFVYETDVLKFDRPLEVTRAVGVSGVESRTNYVYTDTALNLRVLKKSAFRAQNDDVLQSETRFDGFGRATLETTGPNFISKVYDGRSRVWKVSNPTTAAPYLYTVNSYDDLDRVVQVTRPDALSVTTAFEPDGATVTDEASVARKTKTDGLGRLVAVVERPGSSSITTRYAYNVLDSLVTVCPEGGALAGTACTGSNQRRFFSYDRIGRLLTADNPESGVVTYVYDETASTNGKGNLTSKSQSRGIASTVTATTRFHYDAWNRIQSKAYTGTPNGVSTPSVTYSYDVHNPSLGLTSYPKGRLTRVEVAGGTVTATDSFDAMGRPTRSRQITDGTTYRFGTDTLPGYEYLRNGSLWKERYPSEREVMYTYDDIAQVTAVTGSKSSQATQYVKSASYTAHGALDTLRLNGDNLRERYQYDPNRLQLTSLTVAQCPDAGCSVPAEKLYLGYGYGNTNNGNPKEQTIRGPGGLNVKQVYTYDELNRLSSFSEGPTAGGTGIAESYCYDRHGNRAVVLRSDLSPMTPQVAACTEANVLSLFPGNRIAGSSYDAGGQLSYDGRSNLLFDHEERLMTSTPSVGAATVYAYDGDGKRVTKKTGTAAATIFVYDVMGQLVAEYGGVQETGGTQYLHTDHLGSTRLITDGTNATRRFDYFPFGGELTGGDSTYRSASTLTASGVTPAQRFTGKERDAETGLDYFGARYLSAAQGRFTSSDPFGVNILKLVNPQRWNMYSYTPGNPLVYVDPDGRDAIAVKVGKGAMGLGHSGVISVTKAGKATYGDFAPLHAGRPADKGKYTIQPLKTVISVDQRGIPSKESLASLTSELAGVLSEPESSLALAYYKTSESETASLEAYLADAASQQHLGGAPRYWVGFRDCINFTHCALQSAKIPSQSKSAEIPNITFIWFSFMSHVSYSGSDKKLDIRNETKFEPCQAGDTRPGCI, encoded by the coding sequence GTGAAGCGCCTACGAAACCAGAGCTTGTCCGGCTACCTGAGAACTGGTCTCCCGTATTTCAGTAATCTGTTTCCAGAGATCACTGCCGGGGGGCTCGCGCAGTTTGACCAACTACCGCTGGAAATTGTCTTGCAGGACAGTCGACGCTACCAGTTTCGCTATAACTCCTACAGCGAGTTGGCGCGAATGATTCTGCCATCGGGAGCCGCTGTTGAATATGACCACGATGCCGGGGTGGCAAATCCATTAGGTATTTCACAGGTCTATGCAAGTGGCCAGATTCTGTCAGAACCGGGATTTACAGCGGACACGAGCGGCGTCTCGCCGTGGACCCCAGGGATTTATCGCCGATTGGTGGAGCGGCGGACCTATCCCAGCGGACCGGACACTGCTTATGAAGGACGGACTGTCTATTCCCGGCGTGAGAGCGCTGTCTCCAGCAACAGTGCCGGACAGATCACCTTCAAGGTACTTCCTTATGTCGAGACGCTTGAGAGCGGTGAGGGAATCTCATCCCCAATCTCCACGCGGCATTATTTCTATGATGGGTCTTCGCGTCTCAGCTCTCCGCCGATTCCAATTTCACCGGCGCGTTCGGTAATCCCCATTCCAGGTTCCTTGGTACAATTCCTTCCCGATCGGGATGCTTTTCTGGGCAGGGAGTTCAGTACGGTCGTGCCGAAGCTTTTGAAGTCGGAAACCGCTTATGTGCAAGGAGCTGATCTTGCATTACGGCCCTGCCAGGAGCGTACGACCCGGATGCACGCCAGCCTTGCCTCCGTCACCTCGGGCCGTCAGTTCGTCTACGACGCGTTTGGCAATCAGACGGAAAGCTACGAGTACGATTTTGGAGCCGCTCCCGCATTTGGGGCTACGGTGACCCGCACGGAGGCGGACGGCACTGGGCCGGAGTACACGGTGCCGGTCAGTTGCGCCGCCATCGGGTCCGGCTATGTCAGAAAGAAACTTGTGAGTTTTGTGAGTACGAGCGGCTACATAGACGATTCGGTGCATCTCATGAATTTGCCTGCATCGAGCCAAGTGTTTGATGGCAGTAACAGCCTGGCATCCTCGACCACAATCTCTTACGATGGAGGAAGTCTCCAGGCTGCCGAAGCCATTGTGAGTGTGGGGCACGATAGCACTGGATATGGAACCAGTATGGTCGCCCGCGGGAATCCAACCACCACGACCACCTCCGTGAGTGGAAGCGCGTCGTTGGGTAGTAGTGTCAGCTACGACATTCTTGGAAATGTTCGGAGCAGCACGGATGCAAACGGAAACACGACCACGATCTCGTATGTGGACAACTGCACTTCCACGCCATCCACTACGGCACAACTTGCCTACCCTACCACCACCACACTGCCGGCCGTGAGTGGATTATCCGCGATGACCACGACGGCCAGTTATGACTGTTGGATTGGAAAGCCCCGAAGTTTCACTGATGTGAATGGAGTGGTCACCAACTTCGTTTACGAGACGGATGTTCTAAAGTTTGACCGTCCTCTCGAGGTGACGCGCGCTGTTGGCGTTAGCGGTGTGGAATCGAGGACGAATTATGTCTACACGGATACAGCTCTCAATCTGAGGGTCTTGAAGAAGTCTGCTTTCCGCGCACAGAACGATGATGTGCTGCAAAGTGAGACGCGCTTTGATGGTTTCGGACGTGCGACGCTCGAAACGACCGGGCCGAACTTCATTTCGAAGGTCTATGACGGCCGTAGCCGGGTGTGGAAAGTCTCCAACCCCACCACTGCGGCACCCTATCTCTACACCGTGAACAGTTATGACGATCTCGACCGCGTAGTTCAGGTCACCCGGCCCGATGCGCTCTCGGTGACGACGGCGTTTGAACCGGATGGAGCCACGGTTACTGACGAAGCCTCGGTGGCCCGGAAGACGAAGACGGATGGGCTGGGGCGCCTGGTTGCTGTTGTGGAAAGGCCGGGTTCCTCGTCGATCACCACTCGATACGCGTACAACGTGCTTGATTCACTGGTGACGGTCTGTCCCGAGGGCGGTGCACTTGCCGGAACTGCTTGTACCGGCAGCAACCAGCGACGTTTTTTTAGCTATGACAGGATTGGCCGCTTGTTAACGGCAGACAACCCGGAAAGCGGCGTGGTCACGTATGTATACGATGAGACGGCTTCCACAAATGGCAAGGGAAATCTGACGAGCAAAAGCCAGAGTCGCGGTATTGCCTCGACAGTGACGGCGACAACGAGATTCCACTATGATGCCTGGAATCGCATTCAGTCGAAGGCTTATACGGGGACGCCAAATGGTGTGAGCACGCCTTCGGTCACCTACAGCTATGACGTACATAATCCGTCCCTAGGACTTACAAGTTATCCCAAGGGCCGATTGACACGGGTGGAGGTGGCTGGCGGAACGGTGACAGCAACCGACAGCTTTGATGCGATGGGCCGGCCAACGCGATCGCGCCAGATCACAGACGGGACGACCTATCGCTTCGGCACCGATACCTTGCCTGGCTACGAGTACCTGCGGAACGGTTCGCTGTGGAAGGAACGTTACCCGAGTGAGCGGGAAGTGATGTACACCTATGACGACATCGCCCAGGTGACGGCAGTCACGGGATCGAAGTCTAGCCAGGCGACGCAGTATGTGAAGAGCGCGAGTTACACAGCGCATGGAGCACTGGATACGTTGCGGTTGAATGGCGATAATCTGCGGGAGCGCTATCAATATGACCCGAATCGTTTACAGTTGACCAGCCTGACGGTGGCGCAATGCCCGGATGCGGGGTGTTCGGTGCCAGCGGAGAAGCTGTATCTTGGGTATGGATACGGGAACACGAATAACGGGAATCCAAAGGAGCAGACGATTCGTGGGCCGGGTGGGCTGAATGTGAAGCAGGTTTATACTTATGATGAGTTGAATCGTCTGAGCAGTTTTAGTGAGGGCCCGACTGCTGGAGGAACCGGCATTGCGGAAAGCTACTGTTATGACCGCCACGGCAATCGTGCGGTGGTGCTGCGATCGGATCTGAGTCCGATGACGCCGCAGGTGGCGGCTTGTACGGAAGCGAATGTGCTGAGTCTGTTTCCTGGGAACCGGATTGCGGGCAGCAGCTATGACGCGGGAGGGCAACTGTCTTATGACGGGCGGAGCAATCTGCTGTTTGATCACGAAGAGCGCCTGATGACGAGTACGCCGAGCGTTGGTGCGGCGACGGTCTATGCTTACGACGGCGATGGGAAGCGGGTGACGAAGAAGACGGGCACCGCTGCTGCGACGATCTTTGTTTACGATGTGATGGGGCAGTTGGTGGCGGAGTATGGCGGGGTGCAGGAGACTGGGGGGACGCAGTATTTGCATACCGACCATCTGGGAAGCACCCGGCTGATCACGGACGGGACGAATGCGACGCGGCGATTTGATTACTTTCCGTTTGGAGGGGAGTTGACGGGTGGGGATTCGACTTACCGGAGTGCTTCGACGCTGACGGCGAGTGGGGTTACGCCGGCGCAGCGGTTTACCGGCAAAGAACGGGATGCCGAGACGGGGCTGGATTATTTTGGGGCGAGGTATCTGTCGGCGGCACAGGGGCGGTTTACTTCTTCCGATCCGTTTGGAGTCAATATATTGAAATTGGTCAATCCACAAAGATGGAATATGTATTCCTATACGCCAGGCAATCCACTCGTTTATGTTGATCCTGATGGGCGCGATGCGATCGCTGTTAAAGTCGGAAAAGGCGCGATGGGACTAGGGCACTCAGGCGTGATCTCGGTCACAAAGGCAGGGAAAGCAACATATGGTGATTTTGCACCGCTCCACGCGGGTCGGCCAGCAGATAAGGGAAAGTATACCATCCAGCCGTTAAAAACAGTAATTTCGGTCGATCAGCGTGGAATTCCATCGAAAGAGTCACTTGCGTCGCTAACATCTGAGTTAGCTGGAGTTCTATCCGAACCTGAGAGTTCACTCGCGTTGGCTTACTACAAGACGTCCGAATCTGAAACTGCGTCTCTTGAGGCTTATTTGGCTGATGCGGCCAGTCAACAGCATCTAGGAGGCGCACCTCGCTACTGGGTTGGGTTTCGCGACTGCATCAACTTTACTCATTGCGCGCTGCAGTCCGCGAAGATTCCATCTCAGTCGAAATCCGCTGAGATACCAAATATTACGTTTATATGGTTTAGTTTTATGTCGCACGTTAGTTATAGTGGATCCGATAAGAAGCTAGATATTCGCAATGAAACGAAATTTGAGCCATGTCAGGCTGGGGACACTCGGCCCGGGTGCATTTAA
- a CDS encoding IS630 family transposase has protein sequence MEAKRGRPKKQELVVTEQQREELERLVRQPRKSRATAFRARIILECDGGLSNAAVAAKLRTTGFTVGFWRNRFIVGGISTLGDEPRPGAPREIGDDKIEQVVRLTLEKAPKGATHWSSRMLATRTGLSQSTISRIWRAFGLKPHRSETFQLSNDPLLVDKVRDIIGLYLSPPHHALVLCVDEKSQIQALSRNQPVLPLRSGQLERRTHDYQRHGVTSLFAALDIATGRVLGKCYRRHRSVEFLDFLKKIDAAAPADLDVHLVLDNYGTHKTAKVRQWLQKRPRYHLHFTPTHASWLNQVERWFALLTQRQIKRGSHRSVSELEDAIRKFIAVHNEQPKPFLWTKSASQILESIARFASTTLAAHQPNTSARNQ, from the coding sequence ATGGAAGCGAAGCGAGGACGACCCAAGAAGCAGGAGTTGGTGGTAACCGAGCAGCAACGGGAAGAGTTGGAACGGTTGGTGCGGCAGCCAAGAAAATCCCGAGCAACAGCGTTTCGGGCACGAATCATCCTGGAATGCGACGGCGGATTGAGTAACGCCGCAGTTGCGGCGAAGCTGAGGACAACTGGGTTTACTGTTGGATTCTGGCGTAATCGTTTCATTGTGGGCGGGATCTCAACTTTGGGAGATGAGCCTCGGCCCGGGGCGCCACGAGAAATCGGCGACGACAAGATTGAGCAGGTCGTCCGGCTCACACTGGAGAAGGCCCCCAAGGGAGCAACCCATTGGTCCAGCCGAATGCTGGCGACGAGAACAGGACTGAGTCAATCCACCATCAGCCGCATCTGGCGTGCCTTTGGTCTGAAGCCACATCGAAGCGAAACCTTCCAGTTGTCGAACGATCCGTTGCTGGTTGACAAAGTGCGGGACATTATTGGGCTCTATCTGTCGCCCCCGCATCATGCGTTGGTGCTGTGCGTGGATGAGAAAAGTCAGATCCAGGCGCTAAGCCGGAACCAACCCGTGTTGCCGCTACGAAGCGGTCAACTTGAGCGCCGCACGCACGACTATCAACGACATGGAGTGACCAGTCTGTTTGCGGCTCTGGATATCGCCACCGGCCGGGTATTGGGCAAATGCTATCGCCGTCATCGCTCTGTAGAGTTCCTCGATTTCTTGAAAAAAATCGATGCGGCCGCCCCTGCCGACCTGGATGTCCATCTGGTGCTGGATAACTACGGAACGCACAAGACCGCCAAGGTTCGACAGTGGCTCCAAAAGAGGCCCCGGTATCATCTGCACTTTACTCCCACACATGCCTCTTGGTTGAACCAAGTCGAACGCTGGTTTGCGTTGTTGACACAACGGCAAATCAAGCGTGGCTCTCATCGAAGCGTCTCGGAACTAGAGGACGCTATTCGGAAGTTCATTGCCGTGCACAACGAGCAACCCAAACCATTCCTCTGGACCAAATCTGCCTCTCAAATTCTTGAGTCCATCGCCCGCTTTGCTTCAACCACCCTTGCCGCCCATCAACCGAACACTTCTGCTAGAAATCAATGA